Genomic window (Primulina eburnea isolate SZY01 chromosome 8, ASM2296580v1, whole genome shotgun sequence):
ACAGCTATCTCCACCAACTGCTCCCACAACTCTTCCAGATAAAGTGAACCTGCAAAAGTAATAGTCTGATAAATCCAAAGAAATGAAAAACATATGGGGCAGAACAATACTACTATAATGTCTGAAAAACAGGAGCATGGTAACTTAGAAAAAACGAGTACAAACCCAGTAAACCGAAAAATTAATATCTTCGTTGGCATTACAACCAGTGTGATCAACAACAGGAACctaaaatgaaattttaacATAAGAACAGACAGcagtaatataaaaaaaatcacttGAAATCATACGATGGAAATGCAAATGTTAACGAGAAACACAATACTAAAAAGTTGACCATCCCTCAGGTCCCTTGATCTTGATCACAAAAGAACCCTATGACCAAAGTAAAAAAGAATGGTTCAGACTTTATAACTATCTTTAAAGGTGAATGAAACAAGAAAAGCATCGGGAATAAAACTCATAAGTTTTGTGTTGATCGAAATATGAAATTGAACTAATCAATATTGTCATTAGACAATGGAAAGAAACTCAACTTGCATTAAAACAACCCAAGTCCTGTTCGTAATCATTAATCAGTCATCTCTTCTCTCAAGGTTTTATTTACTCTaaatttaatataattgatGTGATTCAAAGCCAACATGTTGGACAAGTTCTTTAAAGGTTGGATTCTACAAAATACTACAGAGATGGCTTTTTCGTGTGTGTCCCTCACTCAAGATTAAGACTCATTCGTTTTGCTTCTTCCACCACCCACCTCCACACCAAACAAATACATTGGCCGCATAACAAAAGTAGAGCTTTAGCATCTAATTAAATAAACCCCATGAATTTCATACCCCGTGTGCTTCCATATCCCTTTTACATGCATGTAAACTTCATGATCAAAGTTAAAAGAGTTTAAAACATGTGACAGCCTCCATCCGTTCCCATCAATAACCCTATGAGGATCCCGAAATTCCCCAGCTGAACCCACAAGCAATTCCCCATATCATGTCCAAAAGCCCAACTTCAGGCATTCCATCCACAAGTCCCGACCACTTCATGAATCACAGAAGAAACTTTTATTAGCTGAGAAATATTTACAATTTCAGGCATCATCATCAGAGGGGGAAAAACCAGTATCATGAACTACCTTGTCATAAATTGGAAATACAACTGTTTTAGAAATTTGACTACATctgttagtttttttttaaaaaaaaaaaattattagctATCGTCTCAAATATAATTTGTGAAATGGATCTTCAATTCGATCAGATttgtattaaattattattttttatgttaaaaatattactttttattttaaatataaatcgatTTGATTTGAccgaaataaataaatttataaaatcgtctcataaaatatttattctagTTTTATGCGCTTCAAATTGGTTTATATTGAGTAACGTGTACTTCTCATATGGGAAATGTAATCCAACATTGTCGAATGGGTTTGTTCACGCTTTGCTGTACAAACACTTCTTGTGAATCATAATCTGAATTTTGTTTTACTCGATTTCTATGTATCTCAATGTACAAGTCCTACAACGACGTTGTATATGGTTGATAATTAatgtaatttttagagaagggaaataaaaaaaaactattttgttatattttatgtggatttttattatatatcaatcaaaattaaaaattttacttgCCGACTCTCTCATATTCTCTATCATGAAGATCGTCGTGTCAAAGTTTTGACTTCAATTGTCAAAAGGTACTAAGAGGCCTCGAAAACTAGGGATGATAATTGTACATCATTTTCTGCCAATCCCTTTCGATACATAAATCGTTCGCCAGATTAATCGcacatttaattattaaatattaacaaaaactttgtgaaaaatgaaaaatatgttgACTTTGAAAACTCCCTTCTTGTTTCCAAAGATAAAACTATACCAAAAAATTGGTTGAATAAAGTATAAACACGTATTCTTTCATTTTTGTTCatacatctttttttttttttaatgaaaaacattcattaaattttggtaaaaaaaaagtttaaaatacAAATACACTGGGCATCCCCATGAGATAAACGGAAATCGAAAGTCAACaattaaacataaacaagaatcgtatcaataaaaacaaacatATCTATAACAATAAAGTAGTTGCCTCAGGTACACATCTGAATGTATGAATATAGCATCGATGTCCATCTTCTCATAGTGCAAACAGTTTTTGAGAAGTTTTATGATTGATATCATATATATGTTCGAAACACAAAGAAGTAGTTAATTCGGCATCAATAGACAATATCAAACTCAATAATCAAACGAGaagttttattattgatatcatATATCTGTTCGAAACATAAAAAAGTAGTTAATTTAGCACCAATATATAATATCAAACTCAATAATGATACGTAAtatgtttgatttgattgattaattTGACTAAATTTAAGATAATGTGATATTATCGTTTTGTTCTTTTGAaaagattaataaaatatttagagtgggtctcatgtcagatcgtctcacagatcttaataTCTGAGACGGGTTAATTCTACCcacattcataataaaaagtaatagtcttagcataaaaagtaatacttttcaatgaaccaaacataatattagattggataaaaatatgaataaataatataGCGAACAAAATTATACCAAAATGTATGTGTATAAAAAGAAACCTAAaatcaaacattttttttaaaaaaactcctAAAATCAAAcatgaataaataatttattataactaGTTATTCTGCATACGCGATGCGtgtgtataatttttttatctttattgatggactaaaataaaatttaacaaattatgaaagactaaattgatatttgggtcgttgaaataaaaaatttaaaaataaaaatataggttgtattttttttaaaaaaaaacaaaaatataatattaatattatactaTGCTAAAATTAAAAAACAACTTTGATATATTCTGAATTAGTCAAACCGTTGTCGAACTCTCCGAACAAACCCGAAGACCGAAGCTTATCGGAGCAGTCCAACGCCGCCACTTCCAATTATATTTCTTCCTGTGCCGCAATGATTCGAGTGCGACTCCTGATTCTCGCCATCACAGCTGCATTGTTTAGCTCAATTCAGATCGATCGGGTGAGCTCTCACGAGGAGTCCGGCGAATGGCACTGCGATTCCGACACTGGGATACGAATCCAGGCAGAGTTTAGACCCGGTATCATCACCGTCGACGGGCATGCGGACGATTGGAAGGAAATCGACGGTTCGGATTTTCCCCTGTTGCCCGCTTTAGACCCTGATGCTGATAAAGAATACAACGATGGGAAAATGACTCTGAAGGTGATTAAAATATTGTCGAAGATTTTTTTTCCACGTTAGTTTGTTCATGATTATgtgatcttcagttgggttaTTTTGTCTGACTTTGTTCATGACTAGGCAGTGCATGACGGGAAAGAGGCTTACTTCATGTTGCAAGTTAATGGAAACTATGCATACGCTAAAGGGTAAGTGAAATTTTCTCAAATATCTGGATTGTGAGCCTGTGACTCGAAAGCATTTAATCTTTGAtctccaagttttttttaaatggtTTTGTGTTACTGATTACATTGGTTATTTGTTGGAATTAGTGGGGATAAAATAGTTAGCTTTTGCTTTAACTTTTGTGTTCTTTTTTCTTCAAGGTATTCTCAGTGCTTTCCTAGCAACGATACTATCTGTTTGAACAAAATTGCATTTATCACGAAATCCTTATGTAAAATCAATAGTTTTTTAAATCCCACAAGCATAAAGCCCGTGAAATTGAAATATGAATCGGGCACCTGTTCAAAATATATGGTTCCCCTGATAGTAAAATATGAACAAGGCACGCTTTTGTGTTAAAATATTGGATTTTAACATATTGCTGATCTTACACAGTGGTTTTTGTGCTTTTTAATTTTTACAATGGTCGCGAGTGCAATTTGCCTCTTTATATGTCAAGAAAGAACAAGTATTACTACTTTATTTCCTTTTACATAATGTAAAATGTGTTTGTAGCATTCCGATTTCTGAATTCATACAGCTGTTTTTTTTTCCCAATTACCAAGTTTCTTCTTTTGGTCTCTCAATAGCGAGTCGGACAGCTAATAGTAGATACTGTGTACATTGGAAGTTGTATGAATCATTTGAAAAGATTGCTCGCAATTATCGATGAGCTTTATTTTTCTTCCAGAAATGATAACAGTTGCCCATCTGTTGCTTTAATGTTTCAAATCGGTGAAAACGCTACCTATCATAGAGTAAGTGTGTACTCATCTTTCGTTGACTTTTATATACTGCACTTTATATCAACTGAGAAATATATGTTCTGCAAGATGGGCGGCTGTGAAGAAGGACCAGATTCTTGCACAAACAAGACTTGCCATGGGAATGAAGTTGACATTATGCACTTCTCGGTAGGCAATGCAATACCTGGAAGACTCTATGGAAGCAATCCACTGGACAACAGAGAAGGAAATGGGGGTGATAGGTGATGTGGATATATGAAATATTATTATGGTGATAACTACTTGGTGAGTTGATTAAAGTAACATTGTTTACATTTTTTTCTCCGGATGAACAGGTTCGGTCATCTGGTAGATGCGTATGCTTGGAACCCACACTGTACATTCCTTGATGGTATCAGTCCTTCAGGTGGGCTACAAACTTTACTTTTTCTCAATGTCATCAACGCCTGTATAAATTtctcaaaataatgaaataCTTTTATCCGGTTATCATTTCCAATGAGGATTATGTTTTGCCCTTTGACTTAGGAAACGAAACGAGTGCACAGAATGATTGGCGAGGATCATGGTGGCACAACAGCTTGACCGATCACTCgggtaaattaatattttagatGTTTTGTCAATTTATGCATGGATTTTTTATATGTTGGTCACATGCTGTGTAAAATGCAATGTAACTTCCATAATATAAAGAAGGTTTTTCTGGGACAGCCTTGGGTGAAATCTAGGCTGGGCCTGGAAGAACTGTTGTTCCAAAAGGTGGTTTTAGTTGATTTTACGTTTAgcatgttggtgttatttactTGTTTGCATTATTGCTTCTGTCTATGACATCCTTCTATGTGTTTTGCATTTGCTAGCACACGTATTACTGCTGCTAGTTGTAAATCGGTGGACCTTTAATCATACAGGTTTCACAGAGGACGACAGCCCATATACATCTGACGGTCAAAAGGGAACGTATGTTTTCGAATTTTCAAGGCCCTTAAGAACCATGGATCGAATTCAACAGGTGAGCTTCTGTTGCAGCTAAGGggaaaaaaatcaaacttaaaGTCAAACcaaaacaaaggaaaaggatcCATCCCTAATTTGCAATATTTTTTTTCCCGATATGCATCATTCAACTTTAAGTAACGCGTGTCTTCTGAGTTGTTTATCATCCTGTGTGATCCTGCTTATCTTACTTTTAGCGCTTTCTCTGTGTTTTGAATGCTCCCATCTAACGTTGGTTTGGGGTGATTTGACCGACTTATGATGTGGGATATCCTTCCCCCCTTGTTAACCTGTTCTCTAAGGGTGGATTGGGCATGGGAAATGTTGGTTGCCCTATAGTGACGAAGTTTATTGTTTCTATGGCTAAAAACAGGATGCTCAGTTCACGATTGGCAAATCAAGTAAATTGTCAGCTGCATTTTGGTATCCTCTGGAAGGAAAGCCTTGGCATGGATCTGGACACTTTTCGATCAGCTGTGACTGGATACCTTTGGATTTCATCTCAGGTAGTTCCGAACCTGAGCTCCCTAAGGTTAAACAATCTAGTCCGTGGGATGCTGCTACAGCCTTTTCTCTTCTCTTATCTGTGGTATCATTTTGCATGTCCATTTTCATCGGGCATCGACTTTCTAGAACCAGCAGGGCAGTACAATTCACACCAATGGATAATCTTTAGGTTAAACTTCAATCCTTCAAAACCTTCTATAGGTTTCATCTACGTCTCCTTATCATGACTAGTCTAGCCCTTTTTTCACAAGTCTGCCCTTTCCTCATATGATTATGTTTTTTGGTTATcttggatagaattggagttctTGATCGGAAGttattttttcctgtaattACCTTTTTGGTGGTTGTATGACACGGATGATAGGTGAAAGAACTTCTATATGGTCAACTATTCATGTTTTGCCGTAGACTGCAAAAAACAGGGGAACTTTGAATTTCATGCTTGTAAAACATATCATTTTAGAATTCGAATATTGTGCCATcatgaaaatataataaataaggtTAGCTAATCTATTAATTAACTATAATGATTTATGTGAAATTGGTGTCATATGAGTGTTATTTCTTGTGAGGTAAAGAAATGCCATAATCACAACATTCTTAAGCGTGTTAAGGATTCAAAGATTTGAAATCAAAgtatttcaaattcaaattttaaatctGATTGACAAATGGGGGTTTTCAGTTGTATTGGATAAATCCGGACCAGgttaattcatatatatatatatatatatacatatatatatatatatatatatatatatatgtatatatattatatatattctaTAATATATACTACATCATAATGGACAAAAAATGACAATTTCGAGAGGGTAGAGAAAAATGTAATATTTAGTACGTGATAAGAATGTATTGTCCAATCCTTCgtttacaaattatttaaaaaaaatagttgatttgttgaaaaatatatttaaaatgtgtgtattgaatatttgaatgttgaatatttgaatgtttaaaataagagttgtaaatattgaaaattagtgtgtgatgatataggtaatgatgtattttatttttggattatttgtaaagatttcctataaatagatctctcatttgtgaagaaaatcacaattgagtagagagaaaaatattataaagtgtgtagtttggtaaattttgagagtttgagatttttactttttaccataaatttttactttttcacaacacgttatcagcacgaagctctaaaagtcctacatacttttccaagctccaaacagaagaaaaaggtaacaaaagtaattatatttattttactgttatttatttattgtgtatttatttaatatacaatataatgttattattagaaataataaaaataaatttttcataaacttattataaatcctgggaggatgttaagacgacatcccacactcccggtaagggatacaacaagtataaaagcctataagttttttaaacaaaataaattatgatactcattataataatatgatatgatatatataattatttaaacatgtctaatattatatacatcatattattaccataaaaattatacaaatacatgcatttattttttgtataccAAAgatcataaacggtaacaaaacggctagtttttgctctataaatatgatctcacaaacacattcaatcactacaactttctcttcttctctaaaaattattcttcatcaaatttttcgaagaaaaaagaagatgactttctcaaggttaattttaattattttag
Coding sequences:
- the LOC140840082 gene encoding uncharacterized protein; amino-acid sequence: MIRVRLLILAITAALFSSIQIDRVSSHEESGEWHCDSDTGIRIQAEFRPGIITVDGHADDWKEIDGSDFPLLPALDPDADKEYNDGKMTLKAVHDGKEAYFMLQVNGNYAYAKGNDNSCPSVALMFQIGENATYHRMGGCEEGPDSCTNKTCHGNEVDIMHFSVGNAIPGRLYGSNPLDNREGNGGDRFGHLVDAYAWNPHCTFLDGISPSGNETSAQNDWRGSWWHNSLTDHSGFTEDDSPYTSDGQKGTYVFEFSRPLRTMDRIQQDAQFTIGKSSKLSAAFWYPLEGKPWHGSGHFSISCDWIPLDFISGSSEPELPKVKQSSPWDAATAFSLLLSVVSFCMSIFIGHRLSRTSRAVQFTPMDNL